A window of the bacterium genome harbors these coding sequences:
- the carB gene encoding carbamoyl-phosphate synthase large subunit yields MPKRTDIRKIMIIGSGPIVIGQACEFDYSGTQACKALKEEGYEVVLLNSNPATIMTDPEIVDRTYVEPITPEILEKIFATERPDALLPTLGGQTSLNVAVKACEMGILDRYQVQMIGANYEAIKRAEEREQFKQAMIEIGLDLPLSKMAHSMEEARKIIQDMPFPVIIRPSFTLGGTGGGIVYNREEFESQVARGLDLSMTREVLIEESVIGWKEYELEVMRDRKDNVVIICSIENLDPMGVHTGDSITVAPAQTLTDKEYQRMRDAAIRVIRKIGVETGGSNVQFAINPQDGRMVIIEMNPRVSRSSALASKATGFPIAKIAAKLAVGYTLDEIPNDITRQTPACFEPTIDYCVVKIPRFTFEKFPETKAVLGVSMKSVGEAMAIGRTFKEALQKGLRSLETGRFGLGLDGREECGQSCDGSPASLEEYFKLRASGYGKEDVVNIRQQLRIPNPARIFYLRHAFLAGISMEEIYQLTFIDPWFLANIQQILEMEGELCIMREAMQQEISSFQEQGTLSPDGIGRDLVRRAKEYGFSDVQLARILKTQERVVRHWRKALGIEPVYKLVDTCAAEFEAYTPYYYSTYEQEDEIRISQKKKVMILGGGPNRIGQGIEFDYCCVHASFALREEGVESIMVNCNPETVSTDYDTSDKLYFEPLTCEDVLSIIDKEKPDGVVLQFGGQTPLNLSAALAEEGVPILGTSCASIDLAEDREKFKQILNKLGLIQPDNATAFSLEEAQAVARRIGYPVVVRPSYVLGGRAMKIVYNEATLAEFIQLAQDVSPGHPILIDKYLEDAIEVDVDAVSDGQNTYIGGIMEHIEEAGIHSGDSACVLPPYTLADEIIEVIKENTRTLASELKIRGLINIQYAIKNDQVYILEVNPRASRTVPFVSKVTNVPLAKVATRVMLGKSLAEMGLDREVELDYVGVKEAVFPFNRFPGVDTLLGPEMKSTGEVMGIDTGFGVAFAKAELAAGSRVPFRGKVFVSVKNKDKRNILFIVKKLVDLGFGIVATNGTARALRKNDVEVEQVYKVHEGRPNIVDLVKNRDIQLIINTPSGAKPWEDELSIRAAALAYDIPIITTISGAAAMVNGIEALQKRGMGVNSLQNYYRTGRRIR; encoded by the coding sequence ATGCCAAAAAGAACAGATATTCGCAAGATCATGATCATCGGCTCCGGGCCGATTGTCATTGGCCAGGCCTGTGAGTTTGACTACTCCGGCACTCAGGCCTGCAAGGCTTTGAAAGAGGAGGGATATGAGGTTGTTCTGCTCAACAGCAATCCGGCGACTATTATGACCGATCCGGAAATCGTCGATCGGACGTATGTCGAGCCGATTACTCCTGAAATTCTGGAAAAGATTTTCGCCACAGAGCGCCCCGATGCCCTTCTGCCCACGCTGGGGGGGCAGACCTCCCTGAATGTGGCTGTCAAGGCCTGTGAGATGGGTATTCTCGACCGCTATCAGGTTCAGATGATCGGGGCCAACTATGAGGCCATCAAGCGGGCTGAGGAGCGTGAGCAGTTCAAGCAGGCCATGATCGAGATCGGGCTGGACCTTCCCCTCAGCAAAATGGCCCACAGCATGGAGGAAGCCCGAAAGATCATCCAGGATATGCCCTTTCCGGTCATCATCCGGCCAAGCTTTACCCTGGGCGGAACCGGCGGCGGGATCGTCTACAACCGGGAGGAGTTCGAGAGCCAGGTAGCGCGCGGGCTCGATCTGAGCATGACCAGGGAAGTTCTGATCGAAGAATCGGTCATCGGCTGGAAAGAGTATGAGCTTGAGGTCATGCGGGACCGCAAGGATAATGTGGTCATTATCTGCTCCATCGAAAACCTGGACCCTATGGGGGTCCATACCGGAGACAGCATCACCGTGGCCCCGGCCCAGACCCTGACCGACAAGGAATACCAGAGGATGCGGGATGCCGCCATCCGGGTAATCCGCAAGATCGGGGTAGAGACCGGCGGATCGAATGTCCAGTTTGCCATCAATCCGCAGGACGGGAGAATGGTCATCATCGAAATGAACCCCAGAGTCTCCCGGAGCTCTGCCCTGGCCTCCAAGGCAACGGGCTTTCCCATTGCCAAGATTGCCGCAAAACTGGCTGTCGGCTATACGCTCGATGAAATTCCCAACGATATCACCCGCCAGACTCCGGCCTGTTTCGAGCCGACCATCGACTACTGCGTGGTCAAAATCCCCCGCTTTACCTTTGAAAAGTTTCCGGAAACCAAAGCTGTCCTGGGTGTATCCATGAAGTCCGTGGGTGAAGCCATGGCCATTGGCAGGACTTTTAAAGAGGCCCTGCAAAAGGGGCTGCGCTCCCTGGAGACCGGTCGCTTTGGCCTGGGACTGGATGGAAGGGAGGAGTGCGGGCAAAGCTGTGACGGATCCCCCGCTTCCCTTGAGGAATACTTCAAGCTGCGGGCTTCGGGGTATGGTAAGGAGGACGTGGTCAATATCCGCCAGCAGCTGCGCATTCCCAATCCTGCCCGGATATTCTACCTTCGCCATGCTTTCCTGGCCGGAATATCGATGGAGGAAATCTACCAGTTGACCTTCATCGACCCCTGGTTTCTGGCCAATATCCAGCAGATTCTCGAAATGGAAGGAGAGCTTTGCATCATGCGGGAAGCGATGCAGCAGGAAATCAGCTCCTTCCAGGAGCAGGGGACGTTATCTCCCGATGGAATCGGCAGGGACCTGGTGCGAAGGGCCAAGGAATACGGCTTTTCCGATGTTCAACTGGCCAGGATACTGAAGACCCAGGAGCGGGTGGTCCGCCACTGGCGAAAGGCTTTAGGGATCGAGCCGGTTTATAAACTGGTCGATACCTGCGCTGCCGAGTTTGAGGCCTATACCCCGTATTATTACTCCACCTATGAGCAGGAGGACGAAATCCGCATCTCGCAGAAGAAAAAGGTCATGATCCTGGGAGGGGGGCCAAACCGCATCGGCCAGGGGATCGAATTCGACTACTGCTGCGTGCACGCCTCCTTTGCCCTGCGGGAGGAGGGGGTTGAGAGCATCATGGTCAACTGCAACCCGGAGACGGTCAGCACCGATTACGACACCTCGGACAAGCTCTACTTTGAGCCCCTGACCTGCGAGGATGTGTTATCCATCATCGACAAGGAAAAGCCTGACGGCGTGGTTTTGCAATTTGGCGGCCAGACCCCCCTGAACCTTTCAGCAGCTCTGGCGGAAGAGGGAGTGCCTATTCTGGGCACCAGTTGCGCAAGCATCGATCTGGCTGAAGACCGGGAGAAGTTCAAGCAGATTCTGAACAAACTGGGCCTGATTCAGCCCGACAATGCCACCGCATTCTCCCTGGAAGAGGCGCAGGCTGTAGCCCGGAGAATCGGCTATCCGGTGGTGGTCCGCCCCTCCTATGTTCTGGGAGGAAGGGCCATGAAGATTGTCTATAATGAAGCTACCCTGGCGGAGTTTATCCAACTGGCCCAGGATGTTTCACCGGGACACCCCATTCTGATCGACAAATACCTTGAAGATGCCATTGAAGTGGATGTGGATGCAGTCTCCGACGGCCAGAATACCTACATCGGCGGCATTATGGAGCATATCGAGGAGGCCGGCATCCATTCCGGCGACAGCGCCTGCGTTCTTCCGCCCTATACCCTGGCCGACGAAATCATCGAGGTCATCAAGGAAAACACCAGGACCCTGGCATCGGAGCTGAAGATCAGGGGATTGATCAATATCCAGTATGCCATTAAAAATGATCAGGTGTATATCCTGGAGGTCAATCCGAGGGCTTCCCGTACGGTCCCCTTTGTCAGCAAGGTGACCAATGTGCCCCTGGCCAAGGTGGCTACCCGGGTTATGCTGGGCAAGAGCCTGGCCGAGATGGGGCTTGATCGGGAAGTCGAGCTGGACTATGTCGGAGTCAAGGAGGCGGTCTTTCCCTTCAACCGGTTTCCCGGCGTAGATACGCTTCTTGGCCCTGAAATGAAGTCTACGGGCGAGGTCATGGGCATTGATACCGGCTTCGGCGTGGCCTTTGCCAAGGCGGAACTGGCTGCCGGAAGCAGGGTGCCTTTCCGGGGCAAGGTTTTCGTCAGCGTCAAGAATAAAGACAAACGGAACATTCTGTTCATCGTCAAAAAGCTGGTCGATCTGGGATTTGGCATTGTGGCTACCAACGGAACAGCCCGGGCTTTGCGGAAAAACGATGTGGAAGTTGAGCAGGTTTACAAAGTGCACGAGGGCAGGCCCAACATCGTGGATCTGGTCAAGAACAGGGATATCCAGCTCATCATCAATACTCCAAGCGGTGCCAAACCCTGGGAGGATGAGCTATCCATCCGTGCCGCAGCCCTGGCATACGACATACCGATCATAACCACCATCTCCGGTGCCGCAGCCATGGTCAATGGGATCGAAGCGCTGCAAAAGCGGGGCATGGGAGTTAACTCCCTCCAGAATTACTACCGTACCGGCAGGAGAATACGATGA
- the carA gene encoding glutamine-hydrolyzing carbamoyl-phosphate synthase small subunit: protein MAIAKKGIIVLEDGTVYQGRSFGCAGEQVGEIVFNTGMAGYQEILTDPSYRGQIVVMTYPLIGNYGINHRDQESEKPQVSGFIVKENSPIPNNWRSKSSLSSYLNEHHIIGIEGVDTRAITRHIRVMGAMKAIISTETESIPDLLARVQAAPGMAGQDLVQEVTCREVYAYREGKQDEHELDWHEYLPDRLENNELGNTEADCDCPPLALPRYQVVAVDCGIKENILRQLTGAGFDVQVVPARFSAEDILSLKPQGVFLSNGPGDPAAVSYVIETVKGLLGRVPIFGICLGHQILGLALGGKTFKLKFGHRGCNHPVKDLTTGKVEITSQNHGFCVDIDSLPSQDVTITHINLNDQTLEGMQHNRWPVFSVQYHPEASPGPHDSHYLFHRFYQMVHARQNKAA, encoded by the coding sequence ATGGCTATAGCAAAAAAAGGAATAATTGTGCTGGAGGATGGCACCGTATATCAGGGGAGATCCTTTGGCTGCGCCGGAGAGCAGGTGGGTGAAATTGTTTTCAACACCGGGATGGCAGGCTATCAGGAGATACTGACTGACCCGTCCTATAGGGGACAGATTGTCGTTATGACCTATCCCCTGATTGGCAACTACGGGATCAATCATCGTGACCAGGAATCGGAAAAACCCCAGGTCTCCGGATTCATTGTCAAGGAAAACAGCCCGATCCCCAACAACTGGCGCTCAAAAAGCTCCCTTTCCTCCTACCTGAACGAGCATCACATCATCGGCATCGAGGGCGTGGATACGCGGGCTATCACCCGGCATATCCGGGTGATGGGGGCCATGAAGGCCATTATCTCTACCGAAACCGAGAGCATTCCCGACTTACTGGCCAGGGTACAGGCTGCGCCCGGCATGGCTGGACAGGATCTGGTGCAGGAGGTGACCTGCCGGGAAGTCTATGCGTATCGGGAAGGGAAGCAGGATGAGCATGAGCTGGATTGGCATGAATACCTTCCTGATCGCCTGGAGAATAACGAGCTGGGGAATACCGAAGCGGACTGTGACTGTCCGCCCCTGGCCCTGCCCCGCTATCAAGTGGTGGCTGTGGATTGCGGGATCAAGGAAAACATCCTGCGCCAGTTGACTGGCGCTGGTTTTGATGTTCAGGTGGTTCCGGCGCGCTTTTCAGCAGAAGATATCCTGTCCCTTAAGCCCCAAGGAGTGTTTCTTTCCAATGGCCCCGGAGATCCGGCTGCCGTTTCGTATGTTATCGAGACAGTAAAAGGGCTCCTTGGCAGAGTGCCGATTTTCGGTATCTGCCTGGGGCATCAGATTCTGGGCCTGGCTCTGGGAGGCAAGACTTTTAAACTGAAGTTCGGGCACCGGGGCTGCAACCATCCGGTAAAGGATCTGACCACGGGAAAAGTCGAGATAACCTCACAAAATCACGGATTTTGCGTGGATATCGACTCTTTGCCATCTCAGGATGTCACTATCACGCATATCAATCTCAACGATCAAACCCTCGAAGGAATGCAGCATAACAGATGGCCGGTCTTTTCCGTTCAATACCATCCAGAAGCCTCTCCCGGCCCCCATGATTCCCATTACCTCTTTCATCGATTTTACCAGATGGTTCACGCCCGGCAGAATAAGGCGGCATGA
- a CDS encoding ferrous iron transporter B, with translation MKILLMGNPNVGKSVIFSRLTGAHVISSNYPGTTVGFTKGQIRVDGLEAELIDVPGIYRLEPLSKADEVAVKMVAEGDVIINVVDATNLERSLYLTMQLLELGIPMVLALNMWDDVKHKGINLDLEKLREFLQIPIIPTVAVAGEGIKELVANIRQARAPKIHQHTDEERWADIGKITRDAQVITHRHHTFLEKLEDASLMPYTGIPLALLVLLLCFALIRFLGESLIHSVMDPFFYGFYGPWIIRLVKIPFPSGLMYNILIGNSANFIESMGLLTSGLYVPFGMVLPYIFAFYLVLSILEDVGYLPRLAVLADNVMHRIGLHGFAIISIVLGLGCNVPGALSTRVLETRREKFIASTLICTSVPCMAQSAMIIGLVGKYGLGYIFLVYGILMGIGISIGLILDRTLKGESPEIFMEIPSYHVPHLGSLLKKLRMRIMEFLNEAVPLVLLGILVINILNGIGVMKFISFLAAPVAMRVWGLPKEVIPAMMIGFLRKDVAVGMLQPLHLTIKQLVIASTVLAVYFPCVATFFVLVKELGFKDMAKATLIMVAVALTVGGTINLLW, from the coding sequence ATGAAAATTCTTCTTATGGGCAATCCGAATGTGGGAAAAAGCGTTATTTTTTCCCGCCTTACGGGTGCCCATGTGATATCATCCAATTATCCCGGCACAACAGTAGGGTTCACCAAAGGGCAAATCCGGGTTGATGGACTCGAGGCAGAGCTCATCGACGTTCCCGGCATCTACCGTCTTGAGCCGCTGTCCAAGGCTGATGAAGTGGCAGTGAAGATGGTGGCCGAGGGCGACGTTATTATCAATGTCGTGGATGCCACAAACCTTGAGCGAAGTCTTTACCTGACCATGCAGCTCCTGGAGCTGGGAATCCCCATGGTTCTGGCCCTGAACATGTGGGATGATGTCAAGCACAAAGGGATTAACCTTGACCTTGAAAAGCTCAGGGAGTTTTTGCAGATTCCGATTATTCCGACCGTGGCCGTGGCCGGAGAGGGGATCAAGGAGCTGGTGGCCAATATCAGGCAGGCCAGAGCTCCGAAAATTCATCAGCATACCGATGAAGAGCGATGGGCGGATATTGGAAAAATCACCAGAGATGCCCAGGTAATAACCCATCGGCATCACACCTTCCTGGAGAAACTCGAAGATGCCAGTCTTATGCCGTACACCGGAATCCCTCTCGCCCTTCTCGTATTGCTCCTTTGTTTTGCCCTGATCAGGTTTTTGGGAGAATCCCTGATTCACTCCGTCATGGATCCCTTCTTCTATGGCTTTTATGGCCCCTGGATCATCAGGCTGGTAAAAATCCCCTTTCCGTCAGGTCTGATGTACAATATCCTGATCGGAAATTCAGCCAATTTCATTGAATCCATGGGGCTTCTGACGAGCGGGCTGTATGTGCCCTTCGGCATGGTACTGCCGTATATTTTTGCCTTCTATCTGGTCCTCAGTATCCTCGAGGATGTCGGGTATCTTCCCCGCCTGGCGGTCCTGGCGGACAACGTCATGCACCGGATAGGATTGCATGGCTTTGCCATCATCTCGATTGTCCTTGGCCTTGGATGCAACGTTCCGGGTGCCCTTTCGACCCGCGTGCTGGAGACCAGAAGGGAAAAGTTCATCGCCTCCACCCTGATATGTACCTCGGTCCCCTGCATGGCCCAGAGTGCCATGATCATCGGCCTGGTCGGAAAGTACGGGCTTGGCTATATCTTTCTGGTTTACGGGATTCTCATGGGTATCGGCATCTCGATCGGTCTCATCCTGGACCGGACACTGAAAGGTGAAAGCCCCGAAATATTCATGGAGATACCCTCTTACCATGTCCCGCATCTTGGGTCTCTGCTGAAGAAACTGAGAATGCGGATCATGGAATTCCTGAATGAAGCCGTGCCTCTGGTACTGCTTGGCATTCTGGTTATCAATATCCTGAACGGCATCGGCGTTATGAAGTTTATCAGTTTCCTGGCCGCACCGGTAGCCATGCGGGTCTGGGGACTTCCCAAAGAGGTGATCCCGGCAATGATGATCGGATTCCTGCGCAAGGACGTAGCTGTCGGGATGCTTCAGCCGCTGCATCTTACCATCAAACAGCTCGTTATCGCCTCGACCGTGCTGGCGGTCTATTTCCCCTGTGTGGCCACCTTCTTTGTCCTGGTCAAGGAACTGGGCTTTAAAGATATGGCCAAAGCCACGCTCATCATGGTGGCGGTAGCCCTGACCGTCGGCGGAACAATCAATCTGCTGTGGTAG